A window of the Thalassophryne amazonica chromosome 11, fThaAma1.1, whole genome shotgun sequence genome harbors these coding sequences:
- the purab gene encoding transcriptional activator protein Pur-alpha, with the protein MADRDSGSDHGGPMAGPGSLPPGAMGALSRLQHDTEELASKRVDIQNKRFYLDVKQNVKGRFLKIAEVGAGGNKSRLTLSMSVAVEFRDYLGDFIEHYAQLGPTNPDMVQDEPRRALKSEFLVRENRKYYMDLKENQRGRFLRIRQTVNRGPGLGSAQGQTIALPAQGLIEFRDALAKLIDDYGVDEEPAELPEGTSLTVDNKRFFFDVGSNKYGVFMRVSEVKPTYRNSITVPCKVWSKFGNTFCKYAEEMRKIQERSREKRASELLPEGPHGADDGDDD; encoded by the coding sequence ATGGCGGACAGAGACAGTGGCAGTGACCACGGAGGGCCCATGGCAGGCCCCGGATCGCTGCCCCCCGGCGCGATGGGCGCCTTGTCCCGGCTGCAGCACGACACCGAAGAGCTCGCCTCCAAGCGCGTCGACATCCAGAACAAGCGCTTCTACCTTGACGTGAAGCAGAATGTTAAAGGCCGCTTCCTGAAGATAGCCGAGGTCGGTGCTGGGGGAAACAAGAGCCGCCTCACTCTCTCCATGTCCGTGGCCGTGGAGTTCCGCGACTATCTCGGGGACTTTATCGAACATTACGCGCAGCTGGGGCCCACCAACCCGGACATGGTGCAGGATGAGCCCCGGCGCGCGCTGAAAAGCGAATTCCTGGTGCGGGAGAACCGCAAATACTACATGGATCTGAAAGAGAACCAGAGGGGGCGGTTCCTGAGGATCCGACAGACCGTTAATCGGGGGCCCGGATTGGGAAGCGCGCAAGGCCAGACCATCGCTCTCCCGGCGCAGGGTCTGATCGAGTTCCGCGACGCTTTGGCCAAACTCATCGACGACTACGGCGTGGACGAGGAGCCGGCGGAACTCCCGGAGGGCACCTCGCTGACGGTCGACAACAAGCGCTTCTTCTTCGACGTGGGCTCCAATAAATACGGAGTCTTCATGCGGGTCAGCGAGGTGAAGCCCACCTATCGGAACTCCATAACGGTTCCGTGCAAAGTGTGGTCCAAATTCGGCAACACCTTCTGCAAATACGCGGAGGAGATGAGGAAGATCCAGGAGAGGAGTCGAGAGAAGCGGGCCTCCGAACTGCTGCCCGAGGGCCCGCACGGAGCCGACGACGGCGACGACGACTGA